The genome window ATTGCAAGTGGTACGTTGGGGCATACATGAAGCCTAAATTCAATGGTCTGTGGATGGTCACGTCTTATGTGGGTCCACACAGTTGTATACCCTTTGGGCTGCAAAGAgatggtagaatgatggattctaattttgttgcatCAGAAATTGTGGGAAGATTGCGAAAAAAGCACACTGCTACTGTTGATGAGCTTTGGGAGATCATCCGTACTAAGTATGATCATgagctttcttactataaagtatgggacgcaaaacaaaaggcaattgctaagatttttggggattgggaggagtcttaccaaaggttgcGAAAGTTGTTGGCATACTTGGATCAGGATTCGGGTACCCAGTATAGCTATCACACCATACCTAAGCCATTAGAAGGTACTACGTTACTGCGCTATGTATATTGGGCATTCGCTCCATGCATTGCTGCATTCCAGTATTGCAGGCCAGTGATCAGTATTGATGGAACTCATTTATATGGTAAATACAAAGGGGTATTGATGATTGCAATGGCAACCGATGCTAATCAAAAGGTTTTGCCTATCGCCTTTGCTGTTGTGGACAAGGAGTCAGGGGctagttgggggtggtttttaGAGTGTCTCAGGACTTCGATAGAGCGTGTTATTGAAAACAAGGATATTTGCATTATTTCTGACCGACATAAAGGTATCAAATGTGCCATTCGAGAGTGGCCTAGAGGGCAAGGCGGAAGAGAACGGGTATATCATcgatattgccttcgacatgttgctagcaacttcaacacacATTTTAATAACCCGACTCTAAAGGCATTGGCCTTGAAAGCTGGATATGCGACTTGTGATGCTAAATTTGTGTCTATAATGCAAACCATTAAGGAGGCCAAGATTAATTTACTGAGGGGTGTAGACCCTACTGATCGCCGGATTATACGTTATATGCCATACACATATCTAATGAGTGAGGATGTAGACAAATGGACccagtcacatgatggtggaagacgttacggggcaatgacaaccaatatctCTGAGTGCTTTAATGGGGTTCTTAAAGGTGCCCGCGGTTTGCCCATTGCTGCAATGGTTGAGTTCACTTATTTTaaacttgttgcatatttccacaatcgacataaacaaattacttcTGATCTCTCTCGAGGTAAGGTGTGGAGTGATTATGCAATGGAgatctataacaaaaatgagCAGAAAATTGCAGGACACACTCTGAGGAATTATAATCATGCAGAGGGTATATATCAAGTGGTTACCCCGTATAACGACCATAGAGCTGGAGGGAGAAATCACAGTCATGATGTGCGCATATTTGATAGAACCTGTGGTTGTGGAAAGTGGCAAAACTTGaagatcccttgttcacatgcaattaaagttCTTAAAAGTCTGCATCTTGATGCGCCCAGCTATATTGACCCATGTTACAGTCTGAACAATGCCATTCTCACATATTCACATAattttgtggtgccaaagtcAGAGTCATTATGGACAGACGTTCGCGGACCACGGTGGGTGCCTGACCCACGATTGTTGCGGGCCAAAGGTCGTCCTACGATgtcaagaataaggaatgaaatggatgggGTACGGCGAGAACGGGGAAGCCGGAGGGAAGATCCGGAGTTGAGGGAGATTCAACCGAGGCAACGATGTAGAGTGTGTCATCAAGAGGGGCATAACCGTAGATGCTGTCCCAATTCCCATGGGGCTTCGACAAGTGGTAGTGCTATGAACTAGGCAAGTGCCGtcactgtttttatataatatactcagaatgtcatttggtttttgttctttgcatTTGGAAACTAATAACCGTATTTCATGTTTGTCAGGCAAGCAGAGACTTGATTTTCGTAAGTGACATTGTATGTGAGACTTGTCGTTATCTTCTGTATGGACAAGCTAGGTGATTATGTAGAGtatgttgtatcagtatggaGAAGTGTTAGGTGACTATGTATAATATGTTATATCCGCTAGGTGTCCATCTGGAGACTATGTTGTATTAACttagttgttattttgtttattgttgtaAATTACGAATAATTGAACTCTTTGCTATCCATTTTACTCGTTACATTAGTTGCGTGATGCAGCTTTTTCCTATAATACGAACAATGATATTACTTTGCCAAGTTCAACCACAACGCCCTTCTAGTATTGAACTGCCATTGTGTGCTAACTTTTGtccaacaataattttattgaatagttACTGTTTTAATTTGGTTGTAGAACTTTAATGTATGCTCCCTTCGCCTATTATATGCTGGTATGTAGTTGTTTGATGTGTTCTGGACCCTGGAAAATTTGCTGCAGGGGAGAAAACTAATTCTGGTCCATGCACTtgcggcaaaaaaaaaaaaaaaaatccatccaaAAGAACTCAAGtatctaagactcgatttctatttaTGGAAACCGAGTATAAAATACTCGAGTtgtattgggatttttttttcctttttttttttttaccccaatttgagaactaaaaaacgTAAGAAGTGTGGTAAATAATTCTGGTCACCtgcggccaaaaaagaaaaaaaaaattcccagtggaactcgagtatgttatactcggtttccataaatggaaatcgagtcttagagactcgatttccatttatgGAAACCGCCTATAAAATACTCGAGTTCtactgggattttttttccttttttttttttaccccaatttgagaactaaaaaacgTAATTAATGTGATAAATAATTCTAGTGACCTGCGgccaaaaaaggggaaaaaaaaaattcccagtaAAACTCGAGTATCTTATACTCGGTTTCCacaaatggaaatcgagtcttaaagactcgatttccatttatgGTAACCCATCAAACTAGAGTTCtactaggatttttttttcaaattttttttattaccattGAGAACTATTTTCAGGTAATTTTTTACTAAACCACCAACATCGAAGAGTAAATACCttgtaaatccaaaaatataactgaaatgaacaaaataaaattatacaatctggttttttagttttcaattgcCAACATATAAGTAACCCAACCctgtaaatccaaaaaaaaaagaaaacgaaaagaaaatcaacatcTTGTTATGGAATTAACAAGACTATACTTATCATTCTATCCAAATCCATCCAAAAGAGTTGacattgtttaaattcaataaaatactgGCAATATTTACAAGAATGAAGCTTATTTTTGACATGCTTGCCAAATACTTACAATAAGGTCCAAAATCTGGTTGAGAAGCTCCAGCATAGTCCGCTGCACTTCACTGATACCATTGCCACTACCAGTTTAAATGCAGAAAGTAAAAGGGTACACGAGGCAAACCtcctttatctctttaatttgctGGTCAAGACCGCCAATCATGTCATATGTGGAATCTGGAACCTTTTCAACTTTCATGAGGTTGACCAATGGATCAACTTTGCTTTGCAAGATTAAATGAAGCACATAACTGTCATTACGGAGAGCAACTCTTGTTGATGGAGTTATGTTGGTGATATCGATATTTTTATCAATGTCAACAACATATTTCCGTTCAAGATGAACCTGGGAAACAAGATGAGATTGTTTAGATAAACATGTATTCAAACTGTTTTCAAATCATCTCTTATTAACAAAAAGGCACTCCTAAGGCACTCCTTGTGCATGTAATAGTCTATTCTCTTGCTAAAATATCATTacgtttcaaaaaaataaataattaaggcACAGCTGCaaatttacaataattaaacacatattacataaaaatgtatcacaaaagaatatttaacaaaataaacagagaTGCCAGTGGTATTTAAAAAACTTCAACAAAGTGTAGGCACCCCCATGTGCTTCATAATCCATACAAAGAACAGAGCTGTTGGCTGTGTGTGAAGAACAAAGCCACAGATCAATTATATTCAGGGTGGTGGAGTGAAACAAAACATTAACATGGACACACACTACTTCCATAGCTTCCGCAATGACATGTTTTTCTCAGTCTCCTTCTTCATTACCTTTGCCACTACCATCTCAAAATCTTCTTGTGTTACATCAACCCTCCTCTCCCACAGAGCAAACATCCCAGATTCTGTGCACACAGGCTGCAACCAGTTTAAAACGAAAAAAATCTGTGACAATATGATTATGCACAGAGAAAACACACAATCTTTCACTTCTGAAGACTTTAATACAATGTGCAATAGGTTGTTATGGAATTAACAAGACTATACTTATCATTCTATCCAAATCCATCCAAAAGAGTTGagattgtttaaattcaataaaatactgGCAATCTTTACAAGAATGAAGCTTATTTTTGACATGCTTGCCAAATACTTACAATAAGGTCCAAAATCTGGTTGAGAAGCTCCAGCATAGTCCGCTGCACTTCACTGTCACCATTGCCACTACCAGTTTAAATGCAGAAAGTAAAAGGGTACACGAGGCAAACCtcctttatctctttaatttgctGGTTAAGACCGCCAATCATGTCATATGTGGAATCTGGATCCTTTTCAACTTTCATGACGTTGACCAATGGATCAACTTTCCTTTGCAAGATTAAATGAGCACATAACTGTCATTACGGAGAGCAACTCTTGTTGATGGAGTTATCTTGGTGATATCGATATTTTTATCAATGTCAACAACATATTTCCGTTCAAGATGAACCTGGGAAACAAGATGAGATTGTTTAGATAAAAATGTATTCAAACTGTTTTCAAACCATCTCTTATTAACAAAAAGGCACTCCTAAGGCACTCCTTGTGCATGTAATAGTCTATTCCCTTGCTAAAATATCATTacgtttcaaaaaaataaataattaccaTCCTCAGCTGCAAATTTACAATTGAGTGCATTCATATAGGAATATTACTTACCTTACCTAAAACGTTATTCTTCCCCATTACTTTGACAAATACTGTGTACATATATAACTTTAAAATGGCGTCAATGTTAATATAAATGTGCTAATTTCGACTTTCAACATTTAAATGAAGTTAATTTTATTCTTAGAAATTGGTTTTAAAAGTGTATGAACAAAATTGATACAACTAATAGTTGGGGAAATTGATTTGAAAGTCGAGGGACAAAATTGATACTattaaatgtgtgtgtgtagatAACGATGCTCTAAATAGCTAAggtttagga of Quercus lobata isolate SW786 chromosome 8, ValleyOak3.0 Primary Assembly, whole genome shotgun sequence contains these proteins:
- the LOC115957116 gene encoding uncharacterized protein LOC115957116; translated protein: MSSAQSLKNIDINVYFGGHLYNPEGIDGFPFRGEGIECYYMMLRRKLKTLTDLKRKIMDELKLNPAWYDIKIIYRCPQEVLHERINYGYMAIKEDKHVKMMFNRIQKMPQVNAAELYVSLEASVDNSTEVVQETSTALQFTTLDDGCTTMGGYAMGGYTLSSQDYVANTGGTLYSQETHLEEEDEDEDEDHAANDGENNDDMDQYEERIERGDFENDHDTDTTTGYRPPADSFYANTWENMVDPSRLQIPYLCTWQDGMHFCKGLTFANKAAVKRALIIYAAKDNRNFSIQRSSTTELCAACIDDNCKWYVGAYMKPKFNGLWMVTSYVGPHSCIPFGLQRDGRMMDSNFVASEIVGRLRKKHTATVDELWEIIRTKYDHELSYYKDSGTQYSYHTIPKPLEGTTLLRYVYWAFAPCIAAFQYCRPVISIDGTHLYGKYKGVLMIAMATDANQKVLPIAFAVVDKESGASWGWFLECLRTSIERVIENKDICIISDRHKGIKCAIREWPRGQGGRERVYHRYCLRHVASNFNTHFNNPTLKALALKAGYATCDAKFVSIMQTIKEAKINLLRGVDPTDRRIIRYMPYTYLMSEDVDKWTQSHDGGRRYGAMTTNISECFNGVLKGARGLPIAAMVEFTYFKLVAYFHNRHKQITSDLSRGKVWSDYAMEIYNKNEQKIAGHTLRNYNHAEGIYQVVTPYNDHRAGGRNHSHDVRIFDRTCGCGKWQNLKIPCSHAIKVLKSLHLDAPSYIDPCYSLNNAILTYSHNFVVPKSESLWTDVRGPRWVPDPRLLRAKGRPTMSRIRNEMDGVRRERGSRREDPELREIQPRQRCRVCHQEGHNRRCCPNSHGASTSGSAMN
- the LOC115957117 gene encoding 26S proteasome regulatory subunit 8 homolog A-like, with the translated sequence MKVEKDPDSTYDMIGGLNQQIKEIKEPVCTESGMFALWERRVDVTQEDFEMVVAKVHLERKYVVDIDKNIDITNITPSTRVALRNDSYVLHLILQSKVDPLVNLMKVEKVPDSTYDMIGGLDQQIKEIKEVCLVYPFTFCI